Proteins encoded within one genomic window of Triticum aestivum cultivar Chinese Spring chromosome 2D, IWGSC CS RefSeq v2.1, whole genome shotgun sequence:
- the LOC123054329 gene encoding uncharacterized protein, which translates to MAKSLRSKREKRLRTLRREIAEPFYDKKEAAKQAAQAAALDAPKLPVRVHPMYEESLAAAAAAAASRASAMEVDGGSKKSASFLKPMGTISKKKVQLHLKIKKDKRKARKKGNSGKKSY; encoded by the exons atggcgaaGTCTCTGCGCTCGAAGCGGGAGAAGCGGCTGCGGACTCTCCGGCGGGAGATCGCGGAGCCCTTCTACGACAAGAAGGAGGCCGCCAAGCAggccgcgcaggccgccgccctcgacgccccCAAGCTCCCCGTCCGCGTGCACCCGATGTACGAGGAGtccctcgccgctgccgctgcGGCCGCCGCCAGCCGGGCCTCGGCCATGG AAGTTGATGGAGGAAGCAAGAAGTCTGCATCCTTCCTGAAGCCAATGGGCACCATTAGCAAGAAGAAGGTACAGCTTCACTTGAAGATCAAGAAAGACAAGAGAAAAGCTAGGAAGAAGGGAAATTCTGGGAAGAAGAGTTATTAG